Proteins co-encoded in one Candida albicans SC5314 chromosome 3, complete sequence genomic window:
- a CDS encoding uncharacterized protein (Ortholog(s) have role in aerobic respiration, mRNA metabolic process and mitochondrial outer membrane localization), with protein sequence MDLISLGLTPRKSKKILQIINNNRVSRDIESEFNQLNSYTKAFLVNQLSIDSSQQEEQDYEGHQLNGEVNDNVLQVFQELYFLLDVENFKFNHVYTDIDLNKLKLIYMKLTSIGGDGSLNDNTKTVLEIIEKYIILITTLSLTNSLIYKTLILKNQQVYWQALNNSSTINKLIYFMQTSPIKLYNFGCDTFAKTRRMLFHNSNDDGSKVYQLSSQSGGKEEDNIFSRYLLVIKNVCKLAFNGLITFVRQQSSPSIGFIFLSNDRSGKKHKKKQRTLSIKWYLHSIKPVIKFPINLVVKEAKSKLRKIDHEIALNVENIDKLIKTNPKDYLETLSVILQLDSTQDHPTSQDLNTVYQKKKNMILQAMEHVVKFDKQSYDLTSAPGFLTRYWIIIALVIFYGPSQTKKVYANRQEIIYWVKYNGIEPVVGFFKNWVIKPVYDMLDILRNTSSDSQLSITSKDSLNSEFDSLNSMIYQFAQDNHIDVSESQITDDIKNGDLKIIMSTYENEIKSPIKYLITGSLLRLILIQIQKGKVDGAMAINGIDKLLKSQQLLFAMVSISPSILILYQMYRLLTNSGKGNGSGAASIMINGKQLNIVCLKCLNNIENLLILLQLQEKKPQQKEQNSRSTENVSNKHHQEFYEGELLIEIINLFVFSSYLIPIDLKDDWIDDLNELNNKQFDVTTKLDLIRKIWNMYGAYFR encoded by the coding sequence ATGGATTTAATATCATTAGGATTGACACCTCGTAAATCGAAAAAGATATTgcaaataatcaataataataggGTTTCACGAGATATTGAACTGGAATTCAATCAGCTTAACTCATATACAAAAGCATTTTTAGTCAACCAAttgtcaattgattcatcaCAACAGGAAGAACAAGACTATGAAGGGCATCAATTAAACGGTGAAGTTAACGATAATGTTTTACAAGTTTTCCAAgaattgtattttttattagatgttgaaaatttcaaattcaatcatGTTTACACAGacattgatttgaataaattgaaattgatttatatgaAACTCACTAGtattggtggtgatggATCGTTGAATGACAATACGAAAACAGTTTTAGAAATTATAGAGAAGTatataatattgataacGACATTGAGTTTAACCAATTCCCTAATCTATAAaactttgattttgaaaaaccaACAGGTTTATTGGCAAGCATTGAATAATTCATCcacaattaataaattaatatacTTTATGCAAACATCACCCATAAAGTTGTATAATTTTGGTTGTGACACTTTTGCAAAAACCAGAAGAATGCTATTCCATAACAGTAATGATGATGGGAGCAAGGTCTATCAATTGTCCAGTCAATCAGGAgggaaagaagaagataatattttttctcGTTATTTATTAGTCATCAAGAATGTTTGTAAACTTGCATTTAATGGGTTGATAACTTTTGTACGTCAACAATCACTGCCATCAATtggttttatatttttgtcCAATGATAGAAGTGGGAAGAAgcacaaaaaaaagcaaagaaCATTATCGATCAAATGGTATTTGCATTCAATTAAACCTGTGATCAAATTCCCAATCAACTTGGTTGTCAAGGAAGCAAAGTCTAAATTACGCAAAATTGATCATGAAATTGCCCTTaatgttgaaaatattgataaattaatcaaaactAATCCAAAAGATTACTTGGAAACGTTGAGCGTAATTTTACAATTAGACTCAACTCAGGACCACCCAACATCACAGGACCTTAATACAGTTTAtcagaaaaagaagaatatgaTATTACAAGCAATGGAACATGttgttaaatttgataaacaatCCTATGATTTAACCTCTGCTCCAGGGTTCTTGACAAGATATTGGATAATTATTGCATTGGTTATTTTTTATGGACCTTCGCAAACCAAAAAAGTTTATGCTAATCGTCAGGAAATCATTTATTGGGTTAAGTATAATGGTATTGAACCAGTTGTTGggtttttcaaaaactgGGTGATTAAACCAGTGTACGACATGTTGGATATTTTGAGAAATACTAGTAGTGATAGTCAATTATCCATCACTAGTAAAGATTCATTGAATTCTGAATTTGATTCGTTAAACTCaatgatttatcaatttgcTCAAGATAATCATATCGATGTTAGTGAATCACAAATTACTGatgatattaaaaatggtgatttgaaaattataatgTCGACTTATGAAAACGAAATCAAATCACccattaaatatttaatcaCAGGATCATTATTAAGATTGATCTTGATTCAAATACAAAAGGGTAAAGTTGATGGAGCAATGGCAATAAATGGcattgataaattgttgaaatcacaacaattattatttgctATGGTGTCAATAAGTCCgtcaattttaatattgtACCAAATGTACAGACTTTTAACCAATAGTGGCAAAGGAAATGGCAGCGGTGCTGCCTCGATAATGATCAATGGTAAGCAATTGAATATTGTATGTTTAAAAtgtttaaataatattgagaatttattgatattgttgcAATTACAAGAGAAGAAACCTCAACAGAAAGAACAAAACAGTAGATCTACGGAAAACGTTAGTAATAAGCATCATCAAGAGTTTTATGAAGGggaattattaattgaaataatcaatttgtttgttttctcAAGTTATTTAATACCcattgatttgaaagatgATTGGATCGatgatttaaatgaattgaataataagCAATTTGATGTCACTACCAAGCTTGACTTAATTCGTAAGATATGGAATATGTATGGTGCTTATTTtagatga
- the PRE9 gene encoding proteasome core particle subunit alpha 3 (Alpha3 (C9) subunit of the 20S proteasome; transcript regulated by Mig1; flow model biofilm repressed), with protein sequence MSRRYDSRTTIFSPEGRLYQVEYAQEAISNAGTAIGILSPEGVVLACEKKVTSKLLDDDGSAEKLYIINDQMICAVAGMTADASILVNNARIQAQQYLKLYDEEIPCEMLINRVCDVKQGYTQHGGLRPFGVSFLYAGYDDRYQFQLFTSNPSGNYSGWKATSIGANNSAAQTLLKKDYKDDLTLKDACELAIKVLSKTMDASNINSEKLEFATLSLGKDNKVLHKIWNDKDIDILIKASGVLNEKNSDDE encoded by the coding sequence ATGTCAAGAAGATACGATTCAAGAACCACTATTTTTTCACCAGAAGGTAGATTATACCAAGTGGAATATGCTCAAGAAGCCATATCCAATGCTGGTACAGCCATAGGGATATTATCTCCTGAAGGTGTCGTTTTAGCGTGTGAAAAGAAAGTCACCTCCAAGTTATTGGACGATGATGGATCAGCTGAAAAATTATACATTATCAACGATCAAATGATTTGCGCTGTTGCTGGTATGACTGCCGATGCATCAATTCTTGTGAATAATGCAAGAATTCAAGCCCAACAGTATTTGAAGTTGTACGACGAAGAGATTCCTTGTGAAATGTTGATCAATCGTGTTTGTGATGTCAAACAAGGTTATACCCAACATGGTGGGTTGAGACCATTTGGTGTTAGTTTCCTTTATGCCGGGTATGATGACAGAtatcaattccaattgtttACATCGAATCCTTCTGGTAATTACAGTGGTTGGAAGGCAACTAGTATTGGTGCTAACAATTCTGCTGCTCAAACtttattgaagaaagatTACAAGGACGATTTGACTTTAAAAGATGCATGCGAATTGGCTATCAAGGTTTTATCAAAAACTATGGATGCTTCAAACATAAATagtgaaaaattagaattCGCTACCTTAAGTTTGGGCAAAGACAACAAAGTGTTGCATAAAATTTGGAACGATAAAGATATTGACATCCTAATTAAGGCTTCGGGGGTTTTGAACGAAAAAAATAGCGATGATGAATAG
- a CDS encoding uncharacterized protein (Ortholog of S. cerevisiae : YPR153W, C. glabrata CBS138 : CAGL0L08382g, C. dubliniensis CD36 : Cd36_83540, C. parapsilosis CDC317 : CPAR2_404520 and Candida tenuis NRRL Y-1498 : CANTEDRAFT_115795): MTIFISSTNVPLGYIVPQFPSLFWPVGSTRPSYLNSYLYYSWDIWRFTVFWSLLLSGSFYLIVGIIASMSSFTNKFRHNLKFGKRDMMACVFIVVFYVFAGLIKGFIGGAIIGVIIAAIYQAGSLTMSTWIPLTWAMIQVLYDIVSSYSTSQIIL, from the coding sequence ATGACAATTTTCATCAGTTCAACAAATGTGCCACTAGGATATATAGTACCACAATTCCCGTCGTTGTTCTGGCCAGTGGGTTCAACAAGACCATCCTATTTGAATTCATATTTGTATTATTCCTGGGATATATGGAGATTCACCGTATTTTGGTCACTCCTTCTATCTGGgtcattttatttgattgttggtATAATTGCCTCAATGAGTAGTTTTACAAATAAATTTAGACATAACCTAAAATTTGGGAAACGAGATATGATGGCCTGTGTATTTATTGTTGTGTTCTATGTATTTGCTGGACTAATAAAAGGATTTATAGGTGGTGCCATTATTGGAGTGATCATAGCTGCTATTTATCAAGCAGGATCATTGACAATGAGTACATGGATACCATTGACTTGGGCGATGATTCAAGTGCTCTACGATATTGTTTCGTCATATCTGACAAGTCAAATTATTCTTTAA
- a CDS encoding uncharacterized protein (Ortholog of C. dubliniensis CD36 : Cd36_83550, C. parapsilosis CDC317 : CPAR2_404510, Debaryomyces hansenii CBS767 : DEHA2B13794g and Pichia stipitis Pignal : PICST_30078), whose amino-acid sequence MCLLSQENKVGAGKKKRNYHHQFCYIPTYMVVITNNMTDAFDLNYLFINQLAFTFNKYISSSSSNIPKSSISNTAKQCLDYMKQYEIIHPIAETLIDYLSKEDRLQSDYSTQWIESTRLMNNSYLEQAREEIKQVLETSMQSLHTNKAEKLFSKIRRAIAITIVQTSYEVGLSLLNNYVAVVDISTQPKTKEQLVSNSYVEYLFYQYVLHIFSSIWFPSYDNEFHRYNLSQRQFPGRYETKTNVTSNSFKTLDQIYSKALNYYQKNELLFGQYDNETRYFWAIKLFNLSLLFKQFKLCEFYDQFIGFFLIEKEPLNFLVDDLQMLLSNLLVIFGITTIFLKPFNELTLMKLDKDDALIDLFTDVPESLEFQLYNSVMIPLAKCQFKQVIVQLQNETFVAELAAQLEYNLPVAFRNASGTNSSSLINYMASIIDYKNFFVILTSSRQISRLQMLELMGHDTTDDRSATKLTNDLIGVIVALDLQKYGIYYDANNQMFVNNETTKDSNADDVAKLQENIDDLKNELRAESLATKMTALLLDKYYR is encoded by the coding sequence ATGTGTCTATTATCTCAAGAAAACAAAGTAGGAgcaggaaaaaaaaaaagaaattaccaccaccaattcTGTTACATACCAACTTACATGGTCGTAATCACCAACAATATGACAGATGCATTTGATCTAAACTACTTGttcattaatcaattggCATTTactttcaacaaatatatatcgtcatcatcgtcaAACATTCCCAAATCAAGTATAAGCAACACAGCAAAACAATGTTTAGATTATATGAAACAATATGAAATTATCCATCCCATTGCAGAGactttaattgattatttatcCAAAGAAGATCGATTGCAAAGTGATTATAGTACCCAATGGATTGAATCAACTCGTTTGATGAACAATTCATACCTTGAGCAAGCTAGAGAGGAAATCAAACAAGTTCTTGAAACGTCAATGCAATCGTTACATACTAATAAAGCAGAAAAATTGTTTAGCAAGATCAGACGAGCTATTGCCATAACAATAGTACAAACTAGTTATGAAGTCGGATTGagtttattgaataattatGTTGCAGTTGTGGATATTTCAACACAACCGAAAACCAAAGAACAGCTTGTCTCAAACAGTTATGTTGAATATTTGTTCTACCAATACGTGTTACATATATTTTCCCTGATTTGGTTCCCATCCTATGACAATGAATTTCATAGATACAACTTGTCTCAGAGACAATTTCCAGGAAGATACGAAACTAAAACAAATGTGACCAGTAATTCCTTCAAGACTTTAGACCAGATTTATTCCAAAGCACTTAATTATTATCAGAAAAAcgaattattatttggcCAATACGATAATGAGACACGTTATTTTTGGGCAATCAAACTTTTCAATCTAAGTTTATTGTTCAAGCAGTTCAAATTATGTGAATTTTACGATCAATTTATCGGATTTTTCcttattgaaaaagaaccactcaattttcttgttgacGACTTGCAAATGCTTTTGTCAAACTTACTTGTCATATTTGGAATTACAACTATTTTCTTGAAGCCTTTCAACGAATTGACTTTAATGAAACTTGATAAAGATGACGCGTTGATAGATTTATTTACTGACGTACCAGAAAGCTTagaatttcaattatataattcCGTCATGATTCCCTTGGCAAAATGCCAATTTAAACAAGTGATTGTGCAATTACAGAATGAGACTTTTGTTGCCGAGTTAGCTGCTCAACTAGAATACAACTTACCTGTCGCCTTTAGAAATGCCAGTGGCACTAATAGCtcatcattaattaattatatggcatcaataattgattacAAGAATTTTTTCGTGATACTTACTAGCTCAAGACAAATATCAAGATTGCAGATGCTTGAGTTAATGGGCCATGATACAACTGATGATAGGTCGGCCACTAAATTAACCAATGATTTGATAGGTGTAATTGTTGCATTGGATTTGCAAAAATACGGTATCTATTATGATGCTAACAACCAAATGTTTGTTAACAACGAAACGACAAAGGACAGCAACGCAGATGATGTGGCCAAACtacaagaaaatattgaCGACttaaaaaatgaattacGTGCTGAATCGCTAGCGACAAAGATGACCGCTTTACTATTGGATAAATACTACAGATAA